Proteins encoded in a region of the Quercus lobata isolate SW786 chromosome 8, ValleyOak3.0 Primary Assembly, whole genome shotgun sequence genome:
- the LOC115957336 gene encoding protein MAIN-LIKE 2-like isoform X2 produces the protein MEVAVADPYVTNPGPIDSSVLYDQEKHVSSAVWDGQERGALRCHEHTSKLDQWALTEKQMELVEKAGFHYLRLIPAISLDNPLISALVERWRRETNTFHLNVGEMTVTLKDVALLLGLAIDGEPVIGITYTTCSSVCEKYLGRAPESGYTSGGMVKLSWLKEFFFRCPEDAPIEVIEQHTRAYLLYLVGSTIFSTTTGNKVPVMYLPLFDDFEQCGKYAWGAAALGFLYRALGNASLRSQSTISGCLTLLQCWSYFHLNVGRPKLNHDPMHDRFPFVLKWKGKQSGPTANRDVVFYRKALDSLKPSDVEWLPYRNMDSMVIPEDIKSTLILGRSKTMLICFDKAERHLPNRCLRQYGMLQSIPEDVQRWERKSRGVDGGVDLSGKMESELNEWLDRRLHIVEGDDGADENEYMLWFLRITRKFVGRPISLSSEFQRTNAGLRDIAHIADTFSTKGLDHQQIDSISRIRFIAHECLRDQVGGPVIVSESPQTELGKRVRGKERVRRKGSGKRFRKDDQVQYNEASDDDQSQICGAAIGVDQLQLHHADRDVEHSQICSVDTVVNHLQLIHAADEGENVQLCNANVEAELSEPSHAAGKQENAEVSHVTGKEENVKLSHAAGKEENAEVSNSVGKEKNAEVSHSVNKEEKEELSPTDMVDDKQLPQEPKEVDDLQLSDETKGVNDSQISDSTKEVLDSPLCDAATEVTVSQLSVATNEVNDSKLSHDTRESDPHTTKEAYDVVPPSSLETREDIAQKGDCSVVV, from the exons ATGGAGGTAGCAGTGGCAGACCCCTATGTGACCAATCCTGGACCAATTGATAGTTCGGTACTCTATGATCAAGAGAAGCATGTTTCATCAGCAGTTTGGGATGGGCAG GAGCGTGGTGCGCTTCGATGTCATGAACACACTTCAAAGCTTGATCAGTGGGCACTTACAGAAAAACAGATGGAGTTGGTAGAGAAGGCTGGTTTTCACTACTTGAGATTGATTCCGGCAATTAGTCTAGACAACCCACTTATCTCTGCACTAGTTGAGAGGTGGAGGAGAGAAACCAACACATTTCACTTGAATGTTGGAGAAATGACAGTAACCCTTAAAGATGTAGCACTCTTGCTTGGCCTGGCGATTGATGGAGAACCTGTAATAGGTATAACATATACTACGTGCAGTTCAGTTTGTGAAAAGTATCTTGGGAGAGCACCAGAGTCTGGTTACACAAGTGGTGGAATGGTGAAGCTAAGTTGGTTGAAGGAGTTCTTTTTCCGATGTCCTGAAGATGCACCAATTGAAGTGATTGAGCAGCATACGCGTGCTTACCTTCTCTATCTTGTAGGCAGCACAATATTTTCCACAACTACTGGGAATAAAGTCCCTGTCATGTATCTTCCATTGTTTGACGATTTTGAACAATGTGGAAAGTATGCATGGGGGGCAGCAGCATTGGGATTCTTGTATAGGGCCCTTGGAAATGCCTCTCTTAGATCTCAAAGCACTATCAGTGGCTGTTTGACACTACTACAG TGTTGGAGTTACTTTCACCTGAATGTTGGGCGACCAAAGCTCAATCATGATCCAATGCATGATCGCTTTCCATTTGTGCTAAAGTGGAAGGGTAAACAAAGTGGCCCAACAGCAAACCGTGATGTAGTTTTTTACCGTAAGGCTTTGGATTCCTTGAAACCTAGTGAT GTGGAGTGGCTTCCTTACAGAAATATGGACAGTATGGTAATTCCTGAAGATATTAAAAGTACTCTAATTCTTGGAAGGTCCAAGACAATGTTGATATGCTTTGACAAGGCAGAAAGACATCTCCCAAACCGCTGCCTAAGGCAATATGGCATGCTTCAATCGATTCCCGAGGATGTGCAGCGATGGGAGAGAAAGAGTCGTGGTGTTGATGGTGGGGTTGACTTGTCGGGGAAAATGGAATCAGAGCTTAACGAATGGTTGGATCGACGACTCCATATTGTGGAAGGTGATGATGGTGCAGATGAGAATGAGTACATGCTGTGGTTTCTCAGAATCACTCGTAAATTTGTAGGGAGGCCTATTTCTCTCTCATCCGAGTTTCAAAGAACA AATGCTGGTTTGAGGGATATTGCACACATAGCAGATACGTTCTCAACAAAAGGGTTGGATCACCAACAAATTGATTCAATTTCAAGGATCAGGTTTATTGCACATGAGTGCCTGAGGGACCAAGTTGGAGGTCCAGTCATAGTGTCAGAAAGCCCACAAACTGAACTTGGGAAAAGGGTAAGAGGAAAGGAGAGGGTAAGAAGGAAGGGTAGTGGAAAGCGTTTCCGGAAGGATGATCAAGTGCAGTATAATGAAGCTAGCGATGATGATCAATCTCAGATTTGTGGTGCTGCAATTGGGGTTGATCAACTACAACTACACCATGCTGATAGAGATGTAGAGCATTCCCAGATATGTTCTGTAGATACTGTAGTCAATCATTTGCAGCTAATTCATGCGGCAGATGAGGGTGAGAATGTACAACTTTGCAATGCAAATGTTGAGGCTGAACTCTCTGAGCCAAGTCATGCAGCTGGCAAGCAAGAAAATGCAGAGGTAAGCCATGTGACTGGCAAGGAAGAAAATGTAAAGCTAAGCCATGCTGCTGGCAAGGAAGAAAATGCAGAGGTAAGCAATTCAGTTGGCAAGGAAAAAAACGCAGAGGTAAGCCATTCAGTTaacaaggaagaaaaagaagagttaAGCCCAACTGATATGGTTGATGATAAACAGCTACCTCAAGAACCTAAGGAAGTTGATGACTTGCAGCTTTCTGATGAAACGAAGGGGGTAAATGACTCTCAGATATCTGATTCAACAAAAGAGGTTCTTGACTCTCCACTTTGTGATGCAGCTACGGAGGTTACTGTGTCACAGCTTTCTGTTGCAACTAATGAGGTTAATGACTCCAAGCTTTCACATGATACTCGTGAGAGTGATCCACATACTACTAAAGAAGCATATGATGTTGTTCCACCATCATCTCTTGAAACTCGTGAGGATATTGCTCAAAAGGGTGATTGTAGTGTAGtagtataa
- the LOC115957336 gene encoding protein MAIN-LIKE 2-like isoform X1, giving the protein MVNPSLNQVLTLNDFLFLECCVLSVVLMEVAVADPYVTNPGPIDSSVLYDQEKHVSSAVWDGQERGALRCHEHTSKLDQWALTEKQMELVEKAGFHYLRLIPAISLDNPLISALVERWRRETNTFHLNVGEMTVTLKDVALLLGLAIDGEPVIGITYTTCSSVCEKYLGRAPESGYTSGGMVKLSWLKEFFFRCPEDAPIEVIEQHTRAYLLYLVGSTIFSTTTGNKVPVMYLPLFDDFEQCGKYAWGAAALGFLYRALGNASLRSQSTISGCLTLLQCWSYFHLNVGRPKLNHDPMHDRFPFVLKWKGKQSGPTANRDVVFYRKALDSLKPSDVEWLPYRNMDSMVIPEDIKSTLILGRSKTMLICFDKAERHLPNRCLRQYGMLQSIPEDVQRWERKSRGVDGGVDLSGKMESELNEWLDRRLHIVEGDDGADENEYMLWFLRITRKFVGRPISLSSEFQRTNAGLRDIAHIADTFSTKGLDHQQIDSISRIRFIAHECLRDQVGGPVIVSESPQTELGKRVRGKERVRRKGSGKRFRKDDQVQYNEASDDDQSQICGAAIGVDQLQLHHADRDVEHSQICSVDTVVNHLQLIHAADEGENVQLCNANVEAELSEPSHAAGKQENAEVSHVTGKEENVKLSHAAGKEENAEVSNSVGKEKNAEVSHSVNKEEKEELSPTDMVDDKQLPQEPKEVDDLQLSDETKGVNDSQISDSTKEVLDSPLCDAATEVTVSQLSVATNEVNDSKLSHDTRESDPHTTKEAYDVVPPSSLETREDIAQKGDCSVVV; this is encoded by the exons ATGGTAAACCCAAGCTTGAATCAAGTTTTAACCCTGAATGACTTCCTCTTTTTAGAGTGTTGTG TTTTGTCAGTGGTACTGATGGAGGTAGCAGTGGCAGACCCCTATGTGACCAATCCTGGACCAATTGATAGTTCGGTACTCTATGATCAAGAGAAGCATGTTTCATCAGCAGTTTGGGATGGGCAG GAGCGTGGTGCGCTTCGATGTCATGAACACACTTCAAAGCTTGATCAGTGGGCACTTACAGAAAAACAGATGGAGTTGGTAGAGAAGGCTGGTTTTCACTACTTGAGATTGATTCCGGCAATTAGTCTAGACAACCCACTTATCTCTGCACTAGTTGAGAGGTGGAGGAGAGAAACCAACACATTTCACTTGAATGTTGGAGAAATGACAGTAACCCTTAAAGATGTAGCACTCTTGCTTGGCCTGGCGATTGATGGAGAACCTGTAATAGGTATAACATATACTACGTGCAGTTCAGTTTGTGAAAAGTATCTTGGGAGAGCACCAGAGTCTGGTTACACAAGTGGTGGAATGGTGAAGCTAAGTTGGTTGAAGGAGTTCTTTTTCCGATGTCCTGAAGATGCACCAATTGAAGTGATTGAGCAGCATACGCGTGCTTACCTTCTCTATCTTGTAGGCAGCACAATATTTTCCACAACTACTGGGAATAAAGTCCCTGTCATGTATCTTCCATTGTTTGACGATTTTGAACAATGTGGAAAGTATGCATGGGGGGCAGCAGCATTGGGATTCTTGTATAGGGCCCTTGGAAATGCCTCTCTTAGATCTCAAAGCACTATCAGTGGCTGTTTGACACTACTACAG TGTTGGAGTTACTTTCACCTGAATGTTGGGCGACCAAAGCTCAATCATGATCCAATGCATGATCGCTTTCCATTTGTGCTAAAGTGGAAGGGTAAACAAAGTGGCCCAACAGCAAACCGTGATGTAGTTTTTTACCGTAAGGCTTTGGATTCCTTGAAACCTAGTGAT GTGGAGTGGCTTCCTTACAGAAATATGGACAGTATGGTAATTCCTGAAGATATTAAAAGTACTCTAATTCTTGGAAGGTCCAAGACAATGTTGATATGCTTTGACAAGGCAGAAAGACATCTCCCAAACCGCTGCCTAAGGCAATATGGCATGCTTCAATCGATTCCCGAGGATGTGCAGCGATGGGAGAGAAAGAGTCGTGGTGTTGATGGTGGGGTTGACTTGTCGGGGAAAATGGAATCAGAGCTTAACGAATGGTTGGATCGACGACTCCATATTGTGGAAGGTGATGATGGTGCAGATGAGAATGAGTACATGCTGTGGTTTCTCAGAATCACTCGTAAATTTGTAGGGAGGCCTATTTCTCTCTCATCCGAGTTTCAAAGAACA AATGCTGGTTTGAGGGATATTGCACACATAGCAGATACGTTCTCAACAAAAGGGTTGGATCACCAACAAATTGATTCAATTTCAAGGATCAGGTTTATTGCACATGAGTGCCTGAGGGACCAAGTTGGAGGTCCAGTCATAGTGTCAGAAAGCCCACAAACTGAACTTGGGAAAAGGGTAAGAGGAAAGGAGAGGGTAAGAAGGAAGGGTAGTGGAAAGCGTTTCCGGAAGGATGATCAAGTGCAGTATAATGAAGCTAGCGATGATGATCAATCTCAGATTTGTGGTGCTGCAATTGGGGTTGATCAACTACAACTACACCATGCTGATAGAGATGTAGAGCATTCCCAGATATGTTCTGTAGATACTGTAGTCAATCATTTGCAGCTAATTCATGCGGCAGATGAGGGTGAGAATGTACAACTTTGCAATGCAAATGTTGAGGCTGAACTCTCTGAGCCAAGTCATGCAGCTGGCAAGCAAGAAAATGCAGAGGTAAGCCATGTGACTGGCAAGGAAGAAAATGTAAAGCTAAGCCATGCTGCTGGCAAGGAAGAAAATGCAGAGGTAAGCAATTCAGTTGGCAAGGAAAAAAACGCAGAGGTAAGCCATTCAGTTaacaaggaagaaaaagaagagttaAGCCCAACTGATATGGTTGATGATAAACAGCTACCTCAAGAACCTAAGGAAGTTGATGACTTGCAGCTTTCTGATGAAACGAAGGGGGTAAATGACTCTCAGATATCTGATTCAACAAAAGAGGTTCTTGACTCTCCACTTTGTGATGCAGCTACGGAGGTTACTGTGTCACAGCTTTCTGTTGCAACTAATGAGGTTAATGACTCCAAGCTTTCACATGATACTCGTGAGAGTGATCCACATACTACTAAAGAAGCATATGATGTTGTTCCACCATCATCTCTTGAAACTCGTGAGGATATTGCTCAAAAGGGTGATTGTAGTGTAGtagtataa
- the LOC115956921 gene encoding uncharacterized protein LOC115956921 gives MQREIDELKRELRHARRRCSSPNSELSFKETDGAIYRRRSRTPPNKSFFYDEEYHHRHRHKSPPHKGLGNDAMNKALSQVSKLPFTRNIEGASLPRSFHQPTFTIYNGRTDPVEHVSHFNQRMAVHSKDEALMCKVFPSSLGLVAMRWINGLRANSIDSFKKLTRAFGACFITCSRVPQPLGSLLSMSMREGETLKAYSDRYWEMFNEIDRNYDDVAISTFKAGLPAENDLRKSLTGKPVTSVR, from the coding sequence ATGCAACGTGAAATTGATGAGTTGAAGAGGGAGTTGCGCCACGCACGGCGAAGATGTTCATCGCCTAACTCTGAGCTGTCCTTTAAGGAGACAGATGGTGCTATCTATAGACGGAGATCCAGAACTCCGCCCAACAAATCTTTCTTCTACGATGAGGAATACCACCATAGACATAGACACAAGAGCCCACCTCACAAAGGCCTGGggaacgatgccatgaacaaggcGTTGAGCCAAGTTTCTAAGTTGCCTTTCACACGAAACATAGAAGGCGCGAGTCTTCCTCGGAGTTTCCACCAACCCACATTTACCATCTATAATGGTCGAACAGATCCAGTGGAACATGTCAGTCATTTCAATCAAAGGATGGCCGTCCATTCTAAGGATGAGGCTTTGATGTGTAAGGTCTTTCCATCTAGTTTGGGCCTAGTGGCGATGAGGTGGATCAATGGTTTGAGGGCTAATTCTATTGATTCCTTTAAGAAACTCACCCGGGCCTTTGGTGCTTGCTTCATCACTTGTAGCAGGGTTCCTCAGCCTTTGGGATCCTTGTTATCTATGTCCATGCGGGAAGGGGAAACTCTGAAGGCCTACTCagatagatattgggagatgtttaacgaaatagaCAGAAATTATGATGATGTGGCCATTAGTACTTTCAAGGCTGGCCTCCCAGCCGAGAATGACCTGAGGAAGTCTCTAACTGGTAAGCCTGTTACCAGTGTGCGCTAA
- the LOC115957410 gene encoding receptor like protein 29, with protein sequence MCYSFSLSTLTLLLLFLSLASPNTTNAKKQPPNNMLPSEAETLFKIMESMSSDQVWRISHPNPCQPGSSWPGIECKSAQDNHLHVTRLDFGTPPNPTCKNTATFPSQILALPYLQSAFFFNCFTHTKTTLSFSKIGESNSSLQQISLRSNPALIGPIPPQISSLKSLQILTLSQNRLTGQIPVTIFSLNSLVHLDLSYNMLTGTIPSQVGNLKNLVGLDLSYNSLTGSIPVTVGQLGLLQKLDLSSNSLTGAIPDSIEKLNLLAFMALSNNKLRGHFPRGLAKLQSLQYFIMDDNPMNVPLPVEFGDLVKLQELRLANSGYSGTIPPSFSQLMNLSTLSLQNNRLSGEIPAGFGSLPRIYHLNLSRNLLSGVVPFDSSFLNRLRRNLDLSGNPGLCLSPSVAYRMKIGVSVCGSNKTSGSVIQPLKSQAPSGLISISFFLFVPWGLLGLHQILFPGSRFCHHVMHWRSECIFIGNCKSSAKF encoded by the exons ATGTGCTATTCCTTCTCGCTCTCTACTCtcacccttcttcttcttttcctctcaCTAGCTTCTCCCAACACTACCAATGCAAAGAAACAACCCCCCAACAACATGCTTCCATCTGAAGCAGAAACTCTTTTCAAGATCATGGAATCCATGTCTTCTGATCAAGTCTGGAGAATCTCCCATCCCAACCCTTGTCAGCCTGGTTCATCCTGGCCTGGAATAGAGTGCAAATCAGCTCAGGACAACCACCTACATGTTACTAGGCTTGACTTTGGGACCCCACCAAACCCAACTTGCAAAAACACAGCCACATTTCCTTCACAAATACTAGCTCTTCCTTACTTGCAATCTGCGTTCTTCTTCAACTGTTTCACTCACACCAAAACCACCCTCTCTTTTTCAAAAATCGGAGAATCTAATTCTTCACTCCAACAAATTAGTCTAAGATCAAACCCAGCACTCATAGGTCCAATCCCACCTCAAATTTCTTCACTGAAGTCCTTACAAATCCTCACATTGTCCCAGAACCGCCTCACTGGGCAAATCCCAGTTACAATTTTTAGCTTGAACTCTTTAGTACACCTTGATTTGAGCTATAACATGCTCACAGGTACTATACCATCCCAAGTAGGTAATCTCAAAAATCTCGTAGGCCTTGATTTGAGCTATAACTCACTAACAGGGTCAATCCCAGTGACAGTTGGCCAACTGGGTCTGCTTCAAAAGTTGGACTTGAGCTCGAATTCGCTTACTGGTGCTATTCCTGATAGCATTGAGAAGCTCAACTTGTTGGCGTTTATGGCTTTGAGCAACAACAAACTGCGTGGACACTTTCCAAGAGGATTGGCAAAGTTGCAAAGCTTGCAGTACTTCATTATGGATGACAATCCTATGAATGTGCCTCTCCCAGTAGAGTTTGGTGACCTTGTGAAACTACAAGAGCTCAGGCTTGCCAATTCAGGCTATTCAGGCACTATACCACCAAGCTTTTCACAGCTTATGAATCTAAGCACTTTGTCTTTGCAAAACAACCGATTAAGTGGTGAGATTCCAGCAGGTTTTGGCAGCCTTCCTCGCATATACCACTTGAATCTTAGCAGAAACTTGCTGTCCGGTGTTGTTCCTTTCGATTCAAGTTTCTTGAATAGACTGAGAAGGAACTTGGATCTTAGTGGAAACCCAGGTCTCTGTTTGAGTCCCTCTGTAGCATATAGGATGAAGATTGGTGTAAGTGTTTGTGGAAGCAACAAGACTAGTGGTTCTGTAATTCAGCCACTGAAATCTCAAGCTCCATCTGGGTTGATCTCCATATCATTCTTTCTATTTGTTCCTTGGGGCCTCCTGGGATTGCATCAAATATTGTTTCCA GGCTCCAGGTTCTGTCATCATGTCATGCATTGGCGCTCTGAGTGCATATTCATCGGTAACTGCAAAAGTTCAGCAAAATTTTGA